A stretch of the Prochlorococcus marinus str. MIT 0918 genome encodes the following:
- a CDS encoding ABC transporter substrate-binding protein has product MVKLFKTKIKYYQSLITSISIFLLAITQISCQQNKSNNSRITIASKGKIESLDPAQVNKLLAIQIINLLGDPLYSIASDGSLKPILAKDKPEISSDGLTISIPLREDVLFHDGTPFNSEAMAFSIKRFIKIGTLNYIVDGRIKNIDATNPYLLKLKLTRPSSSIKGLLTSINLTPISPKAYSEHTDRFLNDNFIGTGPYKLKNYSPERQTFEVFEKYWGEKATNSGINYVSFNTSTSLFSAIRTGQVDILLSNSIDDGHRLALHRLSKKNLLLEGEGPAMQIGYIALNSNSNLLDKIIIRKALSYSIDRELISKKVSYGLREPLRTLTPPILQIKKASIWPRYNPNEAIRLFKKAGFCDNKKLILPLTYRSNVPADKLLALTWNEQIKRDLSRCLKLSLNGVESTTIYKQLSEGVYDAVILGWTGDYPDPYAYLSPLLDCKKIENTICKSGEAVYGGTFWGNENLQNILDQSELLTGKKRLESFIMIEKIAAEGASILPVWLVKPKVWGQINLTHPKFDRSGKLILKTLKKQEHE; this is encoded by the coding sequence ATGGTTAAATTATTTAAAACCAAAATCAAATATTATCAATCTTTAATAACATCTATATCTATATTTTTATTAGCTATAACTCAAATTTCTTGCCAACAAAATAAATCAAATAATTCTAGAATAACTATTGCAAGCAAAGGGAAAATAGAGTCACTAGATCCAGCACAAGTAAATAAACTATTAGCTATTCAGATAATAAATCTTTTAGGTGACCCACTTTATAGCATAGCTAGTGATGGTTCTTTAAAACCAATTCTTGCAAAAGATAAACCTGAAATCAGTTCTGATGGACTAACAATTTCTATTCCTCTTAGGGAAGATGTTCTATTTCATGATGGCACTCCTTTTAATTCTGAAGCAATGGCTTTTAGTATTAAACGTTTTATAAAAATAGGCACTCTTAATTATATAGTTGACGGAAGAATAAAAAATATAGATGCAACTAATCCCTATCTTCTTAAATTAAAACTTACAAGACCTTCTAGCTCAATAAAAGGATTACTTACATCAATAAATCTCACTCCAATATCACCAAAGGCATATTCGGAACATACAGATAGGTTTCTAAATGATAATTTTATTGGAACTGGACCATATAAATTAAAAAATTACTCCCCTGAGAGGCAAACATTTGAAGTTTTTGAAAAATACTGGGGAGAAAAAGCAACTAATTCTGGAATAAATTATGTAAGTTTTAATACCTCAACATCATTGTTTAGTGCTATTCGCACAGGGCAGGTGGATATTCTTTTATCAAATTCTATCGATGATGGACATAGGCTTGCACTTCATAGACTATCAAAGAAAAATCTTCTCCTTGAAGGAGAAGGTCCAGCAATGCAAATAGGATATATTGCTTTAAATTCAAATTCGAACCTTCTCGACAAAATAATTATTAGAAAAGCACTTTCATATTCTATAGACAGAGAACTTATTAGTAAAAAAGTAAGTTATGGACTAAGAGAACCTTTAAGAACTTTAACTCCACCTATTTTACAAATCAAAAAAGCATCTATATGGCCAAGATATAATCCTAATGAAGCAATTAGATTATTTAAAAAAGCTGGTTTTTGTGATAATAAGAAACTAATACTACCTCTTACCTATCGATCCAATGTGCCTGCAGATAAATTACTAGCACTAACTTGGAATGAGCAAATCAAACGAGATCTTTCTAGATGCCTAAAACTATCCTTAAATGGTGTTGAATCAACGACTATTTATAAACAACTATCAGAAGGTGTTTACGATGCGGTTATACTTGGATGGACAGGTGACTACCCTGATCCATATGCATATTTATCTCCATTGCTAGATTGCAAAAAAATAGAAAACACAATTTGTAAAAGTGGCGAAGCTGTATATGGAGGAACTTTTTGGGGAAATGAAAATCTTCAAAATATTTTAGATCAAAGTGAATTACTAACAGGCAAAAAAAGACTTGAAAGTTTTATTATGATAGAAAAAATAGCTGCAGAAGGTGCTTCTATTTTGCCTGTTTGGCTAGTAAAACCAAAAGTATGGGGACAAATAAATCTTACTCATCCAAAATTTGATCGAAGTGGAAAATTAATTCTTAAAACCCTTAAAAAACAAGAGCATGAATAG
- a CDS encoding 5-formyltetrahydrofolate cyclo-ligase, with amino-acid sequence MNRSKEKKIIRSKCLAIREKVLPIAQEQIYIQVEKTINTLLKKEKEKIIIGIYWPLKGEVDLRSLKELPGISLALPASNKNGGLSYHKWSKNTLLKDACGIPAPLTEPPLKPNELKLLLVPALAVDKNGIRIGYGGGFFDRLRSNPNWRKIQALAIIPQACISNTPLPKDSWDIPFDGWINEIDTFQVNHTDY; translated from the coding sequence ATGAATAGATCAAAAGAAAAAAAGATTATAAGGTCTAAATGTCTTGCAATAAGAGAAAAAGTGCTTCCTATTGCTCAGGAGCAAATTTATATCCAAGTAGAAAAAACAATAAATACTCTTTTAAAAAAAGAAAAAGAAAAAATAATTATTGGTATTTACTGGCCCCTTAAAGGTGAAGTAGACCTTAGATCCCTAAAAGAATTGCCAGGAATATCGTTAGCCTTACCAGCTAGTAATAAAAATGGTGGCCTTAGTTACCACAAATGGTCAAAAAATACTTTATTGAAAGATGCATGTGGCATTCCTGCACCATTAACTGAACCTCCCCTTAAGCCAAATGAACTTAAATTATTATTAGTACCAGCATTAGCTGTAGATAAAAATGGGATTAGAATTGGTTATGGGGGAGGCTTCTTTGATCGTTTAAGGAGTAATCCCAATTGGAGAAAAATACAAGCCTTAGCAATAATTCCTCAAGCTTGTATTTCAAACACCCCTCTTCCTAAAGATTCTTGGGATATACCCTTTGATGGTTGGATTAATGAAATAGACACTTTCCAAGTAAATCATACTGATTACTAG
- a CDS encoding homoserine dehydrogenase, translating into MTKKIGIGLLGLGTVGTGVANIVNSPEGRHPLVSSIHLAKIAVKSLQKPRAITLDSKILTNDPLEVINDPNVQVVVEVMGGIEPARSLILRAIEAGKSVVTANKSVIARHGEEIAKEANKAGVYVLIEAAVGGGIPIIEPLKQSLGGNRISKVTGIINGTTNYILSQMSRGGANYQDVLKEAQQLGYAEADPTADVEGHDAADKIAILSGLAFGGAIERTKIPTKGISNLKILDIEYAQKLGYEIKLLAIAENLDISQAKDSSLSVALRVEPTLVPIEHPLSGVNGVNNAILIEGDPIGEVMFYGPGAGSGPTASAVVADILNIAGVKLMSENKNSLDPLLSAFRWRNCELADPRQIPQKNYVRLITVDSAGVIGQIGNVFGKENVSIQSIVQYDSIESEAEIIIITHNVTRGQIRDSLDKIKELNEVTKVATHLSCL; encoded by the coding sequence ATGACTAAAAAAATTGGCATAGGACTTCTTGGACTTGGAACTGTAGGAACTGGGGTTGCAAATATTGTTAATTCTCCTGAGGGAAGACATCCATTAGTCTCATCAATTCATCTTGCAAAAATAGCTGTTAAAAGCCTTCAGAAGCCTAGAGCAATCACTTTAGATTCAAAAATTTTAACTAATGACCCACTAGAGGTTATTAACGATCCCAATGTTCAAGTGGTTGTAGAAGTAATGGGTGGGATTGAACCAGCAAGAAGCTTGATATTACGTGCTATAGAAGCAGGTAAATCAGTAGTAACTGCAAACAAATCTGTCATTGCAAGACATGGTGAAGAGATTGCAAAAGAAGCAAATAAGGCTGGGGTTTATGTCTTGATTGAAGCAGCCGTTGGTGGAGGTATTCCAATTATTGAACCACTTAAGCAATCGCTTGGAGGTAACCGCATCAGTAAAGTAACTGGAATCATTAACGGAACAACCAATTACATCCTCAGTCAAATGAGTCGAGGAGGAGCAAACTATCAAGATGTTTTAAAAGAAGCTCAACAACTTGGATATGCTGAAGCAGACCCCACAGCTGATGTAGAAGGTCATGATGCCGCAGATAAAATTGCAATCCTAAGTGGTCTTGCTTTTGGAGGAGCAATTGAAAGGACAAAAATACCTACCAAAGGCATAAGTAATCTTAAAATTCTAGATATTGAATACGCTCAGAAACTTGGTTACGAAATTAAGCTATTGGCTATCGCAGAAAATCTAGATATTTCTCAGGCAAAAGACTCATCACTATCTGTGGCATTAAGAGTAGAACCAACTCTTGTACCTATAGAACATCCTCTTTCAGGGGTAAATGGTGTAAACAATGCCATTCTTATTGAGGGAGATCCAATTGGAGAGGTTATGTTTTATGGCCCTGGAGCAGGGTCCGGACCTACTGCCTCAGCAGTCGTTGCTGATATTTTGAACATTGCAGGTGTAAAACTAATGTCAGAAAATAAAAATTCATTAGACCCTCTTTTATCCGCTTTCCGTTGGAGAAATTGCGAATTAGCAGATCCTCGTCAAATTCCTCAAAAAAATTATGTTCGATTAATCACGGTTGATTCTGCAGGGGTTATTGGACAAATTGGTAATGTATTCGGCAAGGAAAATGTTTCTATTCAATCAATAGTCCAATATGATTCCATAGAATCTGAAGCTGAAATAATAATAATTACTCATAATGTAACTAGGGGGCAAATAAGGGACTCTCTTGACAAAATAAAAGAACTTAATGAGGTTACTAAGGTAGCAACACATTTAAGTTGTCTTTAA
- the ruvC gene encoding crossover junction endodeoxyribonuclease RuvC: MIILGIDPGLARVGYGLIDTKDNQTVMLDCGIIKTDKENSEGDRMLEISKDLRQLIRKWQPDLAAVEKFFFYKSSTTISVLQARGVLIMTLARFKIPIVEFPPMQIKLAVTGSGHAKKPEVLDAVMRELNLKRPPRPDDAADALAIALTGLYQQ, translated from the coding sequence TTGATAATCCTTGGAATAGATCCAGGACTTGCAAGAGTTGGATATGGACTTATAGATACAAAAGATAACCAAACAGTAATGCTTGATTGTGGAATTATAAAAACTGACAAAGAGAACAGTGAAGGGGATAGAATGTTAGAGATAAGCAAAGATCTTCGTCAATTAATAAGAAAATGGCAACCTGATTTAGCCGCAGTAGAAAAATTTTTCTTTTACAAATCAAGTACAACAATAAGTGTTTTACAAGCCAGAGGGGTTTTAATCATGACACTTGCCCGTTTTAAAATTCCTATTGTTGAGTTTCCACCTATGCAAATAAAGCTTGCTGTAACAGGATCAGGACATGCAAAGAAACCTGAAGTTTTAGACGCTGTAATGAGAGAACTAAATCTTAAAAGACCTCCTCGTCCAGATGATGCTGCAGATGCTTTAGCTATTGCATTAACAGGCTTATATCAGCAATAA
- a CDS encoding ABC transporter permease has translation MNRSRYLINYSMVRLSLAPVMLWLISTFVFLLLRIAPGDPVDAILGNRADDNAREIMREKLGLNMPLINQYFHFLNRLIHGDLGESLNTQEPVREIIAKTLPASIELGVIALIIAALIGISVGFTGVANPEGKTDLVGRLFGIGTYALPPFWAAMLIQLLFAVILGWLPVGGRFPPQLSPPQGSGFFIFDSIRLGDISSLNASIRHLILPSSTLGILLSGIFSRSLRVNLDKTLKTNYIEAAKSRGIKDNQILFAHALPNALLPVLTIAGLTIASLIGGALLIEVTFSWPGIALSLQEAISQRDYPIVQGIIVVISTLVVVINLTIDLIIAFIDPRVKY, from the coding sequence ATGAATAGAAGCAGATATCTTATAAATTATTCAATGGTTAGATTATCTCTAGCACCTGTTATGTTATGGCTAATTTCAACTTTTGTTTTCTTACTACTAAGAATTGCACCAGGCGACCCTGTTGATGCAATCCTTGGCAATCGCGCTGATGACAATGCCAGAGAAATAATGAGAGAAAAGCTTGGATTAAATATGCCATTAATTAATCAATATTTTCATTTCTTAAATAGACTTATCCATGGAGACTTAGGGGAATCTCTTAACACTCAAGAACCAGTGAGAGAAATAATCGCAAAGACATTACCTGCAAGTATTGAATTAGGAGTTATAGCATTAATAATTGCCGCATTAATAGGTATTAGTGTTGGGTTCACCGGTGTGGCTAATCCAGAAGGCAAAACAGATCTAGTAGGAAGATTATTTGGTATTGGCACGTATGCATTACCCCCCTTCTGGGCGGCAATGCTCATACAACTTTTATTCGCAGTTATCTTAGGTTGGTTACCAGTAGGAGGTCGTTTTCCACCTCAATTATCACCACCTCAAGGAAGTGGTTTTTTCATATTTGATAGTATTAGGCTAGGCGACATATCTTCATTAAATGCATCTATAAGGCACCTAATACTTCCATCAAGTACGTTAGGAATATTATTAAGTGGAATATTTAGTCGTTCCCTAAGAGTTAATTTAGATAAAACCCTTAAAACTAATTATATAGAGGCCGCAAAAAGCCGAGGAATAAAAGATAATCAAATATTATTTGCACATGCTTTACCTAATGCTTTACTCCCTGTATTAACTATTGCAGGATTAACTATTGCATCATTAATAGGAGGAGCACTTCTAATAGAAGTTACTTTTTCTTGGCCTGGGATCGCACTAAGTCTTCAAGAAGCAATAAGTCAAAGAGACTATCCTATAGTTCAAGGTATTATTGTAGTAATTTCAACGTTAGTAGTAGTTATTAATTTAACTATAGACCTCATAATTGCTTTTATAGACCCAAGAGTAAAGTATTAG
- a CDS encoding SufE family protein — translation MAEEPNESRSQDYGSDEINKVVLRMKSCTEPRKRYEYLLSLAKNFTCIPVDSLCESMKVKGCISQVYVFGELIEGKLLWKGYSDALITKGMLALLIKGLNNLTPKEVMEINPSFIPETGLNKSLTPSRANGFMNIFLKMRTQAATFCK, via the coding sequence ATGGCAGAAGAACCAAACGAATCTCGTTCACAAGATTATGGAAGTGATGAAATAAATAAAGTCGTTTTGAGAATGAAATCTTGTACTGAACCAAGAAAACGCTATGAATACTTACTTTCGTTAGCCAAAAATTTTACTTGTATTCCAGTAGATTCTTTATGTGAGTCTATGAAAGTAAAAGGATGTATTTCACAGGTATATGTTTTTGGTGAACTAATCGAAGGAAAGTTATTATGGAAAGGGTATTCAGATGCCTTAATTACAAAAGGAATGTTAGCTCTTCTTATCAAAGGACTTAATAATCTAACTCCTAAAGAAGTTATGGAGATTAATCCAAGTTTCATTCCAGAAACAGGTCTGAATAAAAGCCTTACGCCTTCAAGAGCAAATGGTTTTATGAACATCTTTCTTAAAATGAGGACTCAAGCAGCAACTTTTTGCAAATGA